A window of Fragaria vesca subsp. vesca linkage group LG7, FraVesHawaii_1.0, whole genome shotgun sequence contains these coding sequences:
- the LOC101305881 gene encoding ribosomal RNA small subunit methyltransferase NEP1-like, whose translation MVRPYAAKGKKRKSREEKYDRDEEELAEQVEEPSKTAKVDDQFELEGIPIAPTEPNPKNGPGVIFILEKACLEIGKVGKTEQLLNSDDHANFLKKKGKNPAHYRPDILHQALLMVLDSPINKAGRLRCVYVKTEDGKLIEIKPFVRIPRTFKRFSGVMLQLLQKLSISAVGKREKLMRMIKNPVTQYLPVNSRKVGLSYSSEKLVSIQNYVAAAENNTDLVFVVGAMAHGKVETDYTEDFVSICSYPLSAAYCITMICQALAGKWNIL comes from the exons ATGGTGAGGCCGTACGCAGCGAAGGGAAAGAAGCGGAAGTCGAGGGAAGAGAAGTACGACAGAGATGAAGAAGAATTAGCAGAACAAGTAGAGGAACCCAGCAAAACAGCCAAGGTTGACGACCAATTCGAACTTGAGGGCATTCCTATTGCGCCAACTGAGCCCAACCCCAAGAACGGACCTGGGGTCATCTTCATCCTCGAGAAAGCTTGTTTGGAAATCGGCAAAGTTGGAAAG ACTGAACAGCTCTTGAATTCTGATGATCACGCAAATTTCTTGAAGAAGAAAGGCAAAAACCCTGCTCATTATAGGCCTGATATCCTTCATCAG GCTCTGCTTATGGTTTTAGATAGCCCAATTAATAAAGCCGGGAGGTTGAGATGTGTGTATGTGAAGACTGAGGATGGTAAACTTATTGAGATTAAGCCATTTGTTCGTATCCCAAGGACATTTAAGCGGTTCTCTGGTGTCATGT TGCAGTTGCTACAGAAACTGAGTATATCTGCAGTCGGTAAGCGTGAGAAACTTATGCGTATGATTAAGAACCCTGTGACACAGTATTTACCTGTCAACTCCCGAAAAGTAG GACTCTCGTACAGTTCAGAGAAATTAGTTAGCATTCAAAATTATGTTGCTGCTGCTGAAAACAATACGGACCTTGTTTTTGTG GTCGGTGCAATGGCTCATGGCAAAGTTGAGACGGACTATACTGAGGATTTTGTATCGA TTTGTAGTTATCCATTGAGTGCTGCGTACTGTATCACAATGATTTGCCAAGCATTGGCGGGGAAGTGGAACATTTTGTGA